A single Buteo buteo unplaced genomic scaffold, bButBut1.hap1.1 HAP1_SCAFFOLD_56, whole genome shotgun sequence DNA region contains:
- the LOC142027790 gene encoding maestro heat-like repeat-containing protein family member 2B, with amino-acid sequence MAFAWRSSVSIRGILLPMRRMRALRALCSCVRSQSRPARSEDRGGVTGTVPAAVTTFVAVGTSLLKRLQDHEGDRVETYRELESVLWGDDGCLTSGVVNRLIAEALSDMRAAQGVTGDVKMAASDVLVALARSHFHFVMSELQSHLKAMRKVPDEIVLLTLGKMARSYALRCIPFVGMTLLALRTVLTQVGSGEVLHAICSVLEQWSKGVSTYLCSWEQCPFPRKGVAQFCEAIYPVFRYVVANWLDCKEEEDKQAVLGAVAAMLGVLLHEEQHREQTWEQLLWLLQQYQEVRDNSRLTESLSYVLEILEGVQTPMPQGTALAISTAVRRQLPDVTEEAGPAQKAVLSRCIMLQARMRPEETGMFLHSQLSGGSEAGRVAALGLLGALARADAPAVREKLPQLVEAMRALCSDPSAQVRRAVLEFSRELLSSGSQSCWPWDVVGHIFSEFSRTSGTLVAGGLFAWENPEDGAIRALCLDIVGSLDVTLRGMTKLLWPRLLQYVVPAQYSGMLIPLSRCLRALVERRERAGCEEEEPDAMDSQEQGRSPSECCCWVWPGVRPARVSLRPTSPEQEPRKSKGQRQALLLGTRGSALCGPLPGAEAWLSCSQRSPGEPGLAPGRAGAAFISCWAALGSPPASAIAAQLLSALSPVWGYRRREARRLTQPFCLPTARLPAPQALLARLLVVAAAPYPSRERAVAALQLLQALHGRIHRGLGAAWATEIPLLLQYLEGRTESSLASAEWERRVLKFLRASLEPVEDKAWTVGLSQELSQRLGSSAAGSWEELFLYKALGTVLAACQDLRHVQGQVLRFLQETNPVELSEAKGMISVVSHAAESHFHLVLGTVTMFSAAFTRDWSRQASTGWEVQRRQKMERTRTIRAALMRTYSGIALHAPKEQLLTCVDKEIMGNILRLSRDKERDLQLKLALVQSITEVSCAIQAVGDCGSFELSLKQEAMRTLLDWIKREPWDSLVYGVFQALEELSKLRPPLSRKENGNLLAVCCQSVLSHPSEEQMKKGRKSVRAAVNMELLHRRGMEDLGHLIETLLEAEATSACFCKVFHVLKGWLTSAKEWERERALRVCTHVLGACKERCELTRGCPYKQFGSLVGLLGSLTSDCLDTCHQRAWVCLGYLLQMQAKSMKVPQADEIRCLCEELNSPDTETFAETCTQITKAVCRCIPAAQAVDFLTAILDSLLHVMPPRARAVRKWVFIFLVECREEIVQEVPKILNTLYSYMQQSTHRPFLLRAVFLLTRFHQEPVISSLLQKSLLMDSDTVELWRSLGRSILGIQILRCLVEKLNRAGNDRLGTDSSPCEQHSCQTALETLTITRAISEVVFALRSTEELRRLLPHLLPSLLRWASEMLGGERQLLLMTSWKQLHVEKPCRIFLSAIKLVLGKCMAQKWTQLLEIWGVWARLEVPVAHPEGVRLLTSVLLNAGVVSPCLVKNLLPWLNSCSVQLRMTATAFFAEISRDRRTTGTSERGRH; translated from the exons ATGGCTTTTGCCTGGAGGAGCAGCGTGTCGATCCGTGGGATCCTGCTGCCCATGCGGAGGATGAGAGCGCTCAGAG ctctctgctcatGCGTGCGTTCCCAGTCCAGACCTGCGCGTTCTGAGGACAGAGGCGGTGTGACGGGGACTGTCCCTGCGGCCGTCACTACCTTTGTGGCCGTCGGGACTTCTCTGCTAAAGCGACTGCAAGACCATGAG GGTGACCGAGTGGAGACGTACCGGGAGCTGGAGAGCGTCTTGTGGGGAGACGACGGCTGTTTGACGAGTGGCGTTGTGAACCGCCTGATAGCAGAGGCGTTGAGTGACATGCGAGCAGCCCAG GGTGTGACAGGTGACGTGAAGATGGCCGCTAGTGACGTCCTGGTAGCTCTGGCCCGCTCCCACTTCCACTTTGTCATGTCCGAGCTCCAGAGCCACCTGAAGGCCATGAGGAAGGTCCCTGATGAGATTGTGCTCCTCACCTTGGGCAAAATGGCCCGCAGCTATG ccctgcggTGCATCCCCTTTGTGGGAATGACGCTGCTCGCCCTGCGCACCGTGCTGACCCAGGTGGGGAGCGGCGAGGTCCTGCATGCCATCTGCAGTG TCCTGGAGCAATGGTCGAAAGGAGTCAGTACATacctctgcagctgggagcaatgcCCCTTCCCTCGCAAGGGGGTAGCACAGTTCTGTGAAGCCATTTACCCGGTCTTCCGCTATGTGGTGGCAAATTGGCTGGactgcaaggaggaagag gACAAGCAGGCTGTCCTCGGGGCAGTGGCTGCCATGCTGGGGGTCCTTCTGCATGAGGAGCAGCACCGAGAGCAGAcctgggagcagctcctctggctcCTGCAGCAATACCAGGAGGTCCGAGACAACTCCCGGCTCACCGAG AGCCTCAGCTATGTCCTGGAGATCCTGGAGGGAGTTCAGACCCCAATGCCGCAGGGCACGGCTCTTGCCATCAGCACCGCTGTGCGCCGCCAG CTCCCTGATGTGACCGAGGAGGCTGGCCCTGCCCAGAAGGCAGTGCTGTCCCGCTGCATCATGCTGCAGG CACGAATGCGCCCCGAGGAGACAGGCATGTTTCTGCACTCCCAGCTGAGCGGTGGGAGTGAGGCCGGTCGCGTGGCAGCCCTGGGCCTGCTGGGAGCGCTGGCCCGCGCTGACG CACCTGCGGTGAGAGAGaagctgccccagctggtggAGGCCATGCGCGCCTTGTGCAGTGACCCCAGTGCCCAG GTGCGGAGGGCAGTTCTGGAgttcagcagggagctgctcagctccggatcccagagctgctggccatggGATGTGGTGGGGCACATCTTCAGCGAGTTCAGCCGGACCTCGGGCACACTG GTGGCAGGAGGCCTTTTTGCCTGGGAAAACCCAGAGGATGGAGCAATTCGAGCCCTGTGCCTGGACATCGTGGGCTCACTGGACGTCACTCTGAGAGGGATGACCAAA ctcctgtggccGAGGCTGCTGCAGTACGTGGTGCCAGCCCAGTACAGCGGCATGCTGATCCCGCTCTCCCGCTGCCTCCGAGCCCTGGTTGAGAGACGGGAGAGAGCGGGgtgcgaggaggaggagccggATGCCATGGACTCCCAGGAGCAAGGTAGGAGCCCCAgcgagtgctgctgctgggtttggccAGGGGTCAGGCCAGCCCGCGTCTCCCTGCGCCCCACCAGCCCTGAGCAGGagcccaggaaaagcaaagggcagagacaggctctgctgctgggcacgAGGGGCTCTGCCCTGTGTGGCCCCTTGCCCGGCGCAGAGGCCTGGCTCTCCTGCTCGCAGCGCTCTCCTGGTGAGCCGGGGCTCGCTCCTGGCCGTGCTGGAGCTGCCTTCATCtcctgctgggcagccctggggagccccccAGCCAGCGCTATTGCAGCGCAGCTGCTCTCAGCCCTCAGCCCTGTGTGGGGCTATCGGAGGCGTGAGGCTCGTCGGCTCACCCAGCCTTtctgcctccccacagcccgGCTGCCGGCTCCCCAGGCCCTGCTGGCTCGACTGCTG GTGGTGGCGGCAGCTCCTTACCCGAGCCGCGAACGCGCAGTCGCTgccttgcagctgctgcaggccctCCACGGCAGGATCCACAGAGGCTTGGGGGCGGCGTGGGCGACCGAgatccccctcctgctgcagtacCTGGAAG GCAGAACTGAGAGCTCCCTGGCCTCTGCAGAGTGGGAGCGCCGTGTGCTTAAG TTTCTGCGAGCGTCGCTGGAGCCCGTGGAGGACAAGGCCTGGACCGTAGGcctgagccaggagctgagccagcggctgggcagctctgctgccggcTCCTGGGAGGAG cttttcctgtacAAGGCTCTTGGGACGGTGCTGGCAGCTTGTCAGGACCTCAGACACGTCCAAGGGCAGGTGCTGAGGTTCCTCCAGGAGACAAACCCTGTGGAGCTGTCTGAGGCCAAG GGAATGATTTCTGTTGTGTCCCACGCTGCCGAGAGCCACTTCCACCTGGTCTTGGGCACGGTGACTATGTTCTCTGCCGCTTTCACCAGAGACTGGTCCCGCCAGGCTTCCACGGGCTGGGAG GTACAGCGGCGGCAGAAGATGGAGCGAACCCGGACCATTCGTGCTGCTCTCATGCGCACCTACAGCGGCATTGCGCTGCATGCCCCCAAGGAGCAGCTGCTCACCTGTGTGGATAAAGAAATCATGGGCAACATCCTGAGGCTCTCCAGAGATAAAGAGAGG GACTTGCAGCTCAAGCTCGCCCTGGTGCAGAGCATCACCGAGGTCAGTTGTGCCATCCAGGCTGTGGGCGACTGCGGCAGCTTTGAGCTCTCCTTAAAGCAGGAGGCGATGCGGACCCTGCTG GACTGGATAAAGAGGGAGCCCTGGGACTCCCTGGTGTATGGAGTGTTTCAGGCCCTGGAGGAGTTGAG CAAGCTGAGGCCGCCtctgagcaggaaggaaaatggcaaCCTGCTGGCAGTGTGCTGCCAGAGTGTTTTGTCCCATCCTTCCGAGGAGCagatgaaaaagggaaggaagagtgtGAGGGCAGCTGTGAACATGGAG cttCTGCACAGGAGAGGCATGGAAGATCTGGGCCACCTCATAGAAACCCTTCTGGAGGCTGAGGCgacctctgcctgcttttgcaAAGTGTTCCAC gtccTGAAGGGCTGGCTCACCTCAGCCAAAGAATGGGAGCGGGAGAGAGCCCTGCGGGTTTGCACCCACGTGCTGGGCGCTTGCAAGGAGCGATGTGAGCTCACG agAGGATGTCCCTACAAGCAGTTCGGCTCCCTGGTGGGACTGCTGGGGTCTCTGACCAGCGACTGCCTGGACACGTGCCACCAGAGGGCATGGGTCTGCCTTGGCTACCTTCTCCAAATGCAAG CCAAGAGCATGAAGGTGCCGCAGGCAGATGAGATCCGGTGCCTTTGTGAGGAGCTGAACAGCCCGGACACCGAGACTTTTGCGGAGACCTGTACCCAAATAACAAAG GCTGTTTGCAGGtgcatccctgcagcacaggctgtggaCTTTCTGACTGCCATCCTGGACAGCTTGCTGCATGTCATGCCCCCACGTGCAAGAGCAGTGAGAAAGTGGGTGTTCATCTTCCTGGTGGAATGCAGAGAGGAGATAGTCCAGGAG GTGCCAAAAATCCTGAACACCCTTTACAGCTACATGCAGCAGAGCACCCACAGGCCCTTCCTGCTCCGTGCAGTGTTTCTCCTCACCCGCTTTCACCAGGAGCCTGTAATCAGCAGTCTCCTCCAGAAGAGTCTGCTCATGGACAG TGACACggtggagctgtggaggagcctggggagaagcatCCTTGGGATTCAGATCCTGAGGTGCTTAGTGGAGAAattaaacagagcaggaaacGACCGCCTGGGGACGGACTCCTCCCCTtgtgagcagcacagctgtcagACTGCTCTGGAGACTCTGACG atcaCCCGTGCCATCTCCGAGGTGGTGTTTGCCCTGAGGAGCACGGAGGAGCTCAGGCGACTgcttccccacctccttcccagcctgctcaGGTGGGCCAGTGAAAtgctgggtggggagaggcagctttTGCTCATGACCAGCTGGAAACAACTGCATGTGGAGAAGCCGTGCAG gattttcctttcagctatAAAGTTGGTGCTGGGCAAATGCATGGCGCAGAAATGGACGCAGCTGCTCGAGATTTGGGGAGTGTGGGCTCGCCTGGAAGTCCCCGTGGCTCACCCTGAGGGGGTGCGTCTCCTGACCAG TGTCCTGCTCAACGCTGGAGTCGTCTCCCCCTGTCTGGTGAAGAACCTCTTGCCGTGGCTGAATTCCTGCTCAGTTCAACTGCGGATGACAGCTacagctttctttgctgag ATCTCTCGGGACCGCAGGACGACAGGGACCTCCGAGCGAGGCAGGCACTAG